A region from the Achromobacter seleniivolatilans genome encodes:
- a CDS encoding P-II family nitrogen regulator, with protein sequence MKQVTAIIKPFKLDEVREALAEVGVSGLTVTEVKGFGRQKGHTELYRGAEYVVDFLPKIRVEVVLPDNQVEAAIEAVVKAARTGKIGDGKIFVTPVEQAIRIRTGESDEEAL encoded by the coding sequence GTGAAACAAGTCACCGCCATTATCAAACCCTTCAAGCTAGACGAAGTCCGCGAAGCGCTGGCCGAAGTCGGCGTCAGCGGCTTGACCGTGACCGAGGTCAAGGGTTTTGGCCGTCAGAAAGGCCACACTGAACTCTATCGCGGCGCCGAATACGTGGTCGATTTTCTGCCCAAGATCCGCGTTGAAGTCGTGTTGCCCGACAACCAGGTTGAAGCCGCCATTGAAGCCGTGGTCAAAGCGGCCCGTACCGGCAAGATCGGCGACGGCAAAATTTTTGTCACCCCGGTTGAACAAGCCATCCGCATCCGCACTGGCGAAAGCGACGAAGAAGCCCTGTGA
- a CDS encoding NAD(+) synthase gives MSNPFFNLYSHGFARVAVGVPECRVADPAFNAAQTIELAQQAAQGGAVLVAFPELGLSAYTCDDLFHQKALLDACEAALAQVVEATAELDIAVIVGAPLRVAHQLFNCAIVAAGGRVLGVVPKSYLPNYGEFYEARQFSAADCAAATDIRLLGQTVPFGSELLFQIDNLPLFQFHVEICEDVWVPIPPSSFAALAGATVLVNLSASNIVVGKSEYRHQLVAQQSARCLSAYMYTSAGRGESSTDMAWDGQALIYENGELLAESERFLGHSHLLFSDVDLERLSRERMRQTTFGQSVRRHQDEVRKFRPVVVPVNAPLDDADLPLERRVARFPYVPADPQRRDIRCKEVYNIQVQALVQRLSASGMSKVIIGISGGLDSTHALLVCAKAMDTLGHPRSNILAVTMPGFATSTRTLQQARQLMAVVGCTASEIDIRPSCLQMLKDLGHPYADGKPVYDITFENVQAGERTNHLFRIANFNNGIVIGTGDLSELALGWCTYGVGDHMSHYSVNASVPKTLITHLVRWVAESGRLGEAGAQVLLDVLGTDVSPELVPGGADDKPVQKSEDSIGPYELQDFNLYYTLRYGFAPTKVAFLALAAWRDREAGAWPEGGHVARNQYDLAAIKRNLKIFLDRFFRLSQFKRTCVPNAPKVGSGGSLSPRGDWRAPSDSESVVWMRDADRIPDEAPRA, from the coding sequence ATGTCGAACCCGTTCTTCAACTTGTATTCCCACGGCTTCGCCCGGGTGGCGGTCGGCGTGCCCGAATGCCGGGTGGCCGATCCGGCTTTCAATGCCGCGCAGACCATCGAACTTGCCCAGCAGGCCGCCCAAGGGGGCGCCGTGCTGGTGGCGTTCCCGGAGCTTGGCCTGTCGGCCTATACCTGCGACGATCTTTTCCACCAGAAGGCGTTGCTGGACGCCTGCGAGGCCGCGCTTGCCCAAGTGGTGGAAGCGACCGCAGAGCTGGACATTGCGGTAATCGTGGGCGCGCCGCTGCGCGTAGCCCACCAATTATTCAATTGCGCGATTGTGGCGGCGGGCGGGCGCGTGCTGGGCGTGGTGCCCAAGAGCTATCTGCCCAACTACGGCGAATTCTACGAAGCGCGCCAGTTCAGCGCCGCCGACTGCGCGGCCGCAACCGATATCCGCCTGCTGGGCCAGACCGTCCCGTTTGGGTCCGAGCTGCTGTTCCAGATCGACAATCTTCCGCTGTTCCAGTTCCACGTCGAAATCTGCGAAGACGTCTGGGTGCCGATTCCCCCGTCATCGTTCGCGGCGCTGGCGGGCGCGACGGTGCTGGTGAATCTGTCGGCGTCCAACATCGTGGTGGGCAAGTCCGAATACCGCCATCAACTGGTCGCGCAGCAATCGGCGCGGTGCCTGTCTGCGTATATGTACACATCGGCTGGCCGGGGCGAGTCGTCAACCGATATGGCCTGGGATGGCCAGGCGCTGATCTACGAAAATGGCGAGCTGCTGGCGGAGTCCGAGCGCTTCCTGGGCCATTCGCATTTGTTGTTCTCGGATGTAGACCTTGAACGCCTGTCGCGCGAGCGCATGCGCCAGACCACGTTTGGCCAGTCCGTCCGGCGCCACCAGGACGAGGTGCGCAAGTTCCGTCCGGTGGTGGTGCCCGTGAATGCGCCCCTGGATGATGCTGACTTGCCGCTTGAGCGGCGCGTGGCGCGCTTTCCCTATGTGCCGGCCGATCCGCAACGCCGCGATATACGCTGCAAAGAGGTCTACAACATCCAGGTGCAGGCGTTGGTCCAGCGCTTGTCGGCCAGCGGCATGTCCAAGGTCATCATCGGCATATCCGGCGGGCTGGACTCCACCCATGCGCTGCTGGTCTGCGCCAAGGCGATGGATACGCTGGGACATCCGCGGTCCAACATCCTGGCGGTCACGATGCCGGGATTCGCCACCAGTACCCGCACGCTGCAACAGGCACGCCAGTTGATGGCAGTGGTGGGCTGCACGGCATCTGAAATCGATATCCGGCCCAGCTGCCTGCAAATGCTGAAGGACCTGGGGCATCCCTATGCGGATGGCAAACCGGTCTACGACATCACGTTTGAAAACGTGCAGGCGGGTGAACGCACCAACCATCTGTTCCGCATTGCGAATTTCAACAATGGCATCGTGATCGGTACGGGTGACCTGAGCGAGCTTGCACTAGGATGGTGCACGTATGGCGTGGGCGATCACATGTCGCACTACAGCGTTAACGCCAGCGTGCCCAAGACACTGATCACGCATCTGGTGCGCTGGGTGGCCGAGTCGGGGCGCCTGGGAGAGGCCGGGGCGCAGGTGCTGCTGGACGTTCTGGGAACGGATGTCAGCCCCGAATTGGTGCCTGGCGGCGCGGACGATAAGCCGGTTCAGAAAAGCGAAGATTCCATCGGCCCGTATGAGTTGCAGGATTTCAACCTGTACTACACGCTGCGCTATGGCTTTGCGCCGACCAAAGTCGCCTTCCTGGCGCTGGCGGCCTGGCGTGACCGCGAGGCTGGCGCGTGGCCCGAAGGCGGCCACGTGGCTCGTAATCAATATGATCTGGCTGCCATCAAGCGCAATCTCAAGATCTTCCTGGACCGCTTTTTCCGGTTGAGTCAGTTCAAGCGCACCTGCGTGCCCAATGCGCCGAAGGTGGGGTCGGGTGGTTCGCTGTCGCCGCGCGGTGATTGGCGCGCGCCCAGCGACTCGGAATCCGTGGTGTGGATGCGTGACGCTGATCGCATTCCGGACGAGGCGCCAAGGGCCTGA
- a CDS encoding mechanosensitive ion channel family protein gives MPLEWEELVTQLDTHMPHEPWAQTLVGIGVLVLTALFVQWVVARIVLILAHRLLVVSGRGDWDKALLRRRAYQNLWYAVPFAVVSMGIDLVPHVERAAAVVGRLAHAGAWICVFVAFSGVLSAWQDTYSATTRAQTRSIKGYVQISKLVLMAVCTVLVLSILIDRSPLWMISGLGALSAVLLLVFKDTLLSLVASTQLTSNDMLRIGDWIEMPQSNADGFVKDIALHTVKVQNWDNTVTTVPTYKLFSESYRNYRHMFESGGRRIKRTLRIDAASVRFLTDDEAQRLMRFRLLHDYLQAKTLDIAQANQTMGELASVPANRRRLTNIGTLRAYAVAFLKQNPEIRQDMAMMVRMMEPTSEGIPVEVYCFTAITAWVEYERIQGDVFDHLLAILPELGLRLYQHPSGADIGAMGSQLRESAIQTAMAAERDWQGGLPGGQGMPPELGLTEGKMPR, from the coding sequence ATGCCCCTGGAATGGGAAGAGCTGGTCACTCAACTTGACACCCACATGCCGCACGAACCCTGGGCCCAGACCCTGGTCGGCATTGGCGTCCTGGTCCTGACGGCGCTGTTCGTCCAGTGGGTGGTCGCCCGGATCGTGCTGATTCTGGCCCACCGCCTGCTGGTGGTCAGCGGCCGGGGCGACTGGGACAAGGCGCTGCTGCGCCGTCGCGCCTATCAGAACCTTTGGTATGCCGTGCCGTTTGCGGTGGTGTCGATGGGAATTGACTTGGTGCCGCACGTGGAGCGGGCGGCGGCCGTGGTGGGCAGGCTGGCCCACGCGGGCGCGTGGATTTGCGTGTTTGTGGCGTTTTCGGGGGTATTGAGCGCCTGGCAGGACACCTATTCCGCGACAACACGGGCGCAAACCCGCTCAATCAAGGGTTATGTCCAGATCAGCAAACTGGTCTTGATGGCGGTATGCACGGTTTTGGTGCTGTCGATTCTGATCGACCGGTCGCCCCTGTGGATGATCTCTGGCCTGGGCGCGTTGTCGGCGGTGCTGTTGCTGGTGTTCAAGGACACGCTGCTGTCGCTGGTGGCCAGCACGCAGCTGACCAGCAACGACATGCTGCGCATTGGCGACTGGATCGAAATGCCGCAGTCCAACGCCGATGGCTTCGTGAAAGATATCGCGCTGCATACGGTCAAGGTCCAGAACTGGGACAACACCGTCACCACGGTGCCCACGTACAAGCTGTTCTCGGAAAGCTATCGCAACTATCGCCATATGTTTGAATCCGGCGGCCGCCGGATCAAACGCACCCTGCGCATTGATGCGGCAAGCGTGCGTTTCCTGACGGATGACGAGGCCCAGCGCCTGATGCGCTTTCGTTTGTTGCACGACTATCTGCAAGCCAAGACGCTCGACATTGCCCAGGCCAACCAGACCATGGGCGAACTTGCCAGCGTGCCTGCCAACCGGCGCCGTCTGACCAATATCGGCACGCTGCGGGCCTACGCCGTGGCATTCCTGAAGCAGAATCCGGAAATTCGCCAGGACATGGCAATGATGGTCCGCATGATGGAACCCACGTCCGAAGGCATCCCGGTCGAGGTCTATTGCTTTACGGCAATCACCGCCTGGGTCGAGTACGAGCGTATTCAGGGTGATGTCTTTGACCACCTGCTGGCTATCTTGCCGGAACTGGGCCTGCGCCTGTATCAGCATCCGTCCGGGGCGGATATCGGCGCCATGGGCAGCCAACTGCGCGAAAGCGCCATCCAGACCGCGATGGCGGCAGAGCGTGACTGGCAGGGCGGCTTGCCAGGCGGGCAGGGCATGCCGCCCGAACTCGGCCTGACCGAAGGCAAGATGCCGCGCTAG
- the argH gene encoding argininosuccinate lyase, translating into MANTPSSDQNQFANKAQAWSARFSEPVSELVKRYTASVDFDKRLARHDIQGSLAHADMLAAQGIIGAQDLADIQRGMTQILSEIDAGSFQWLLDLEDVHLNIEKRLVELVGDAGKRLHTGRSRNDQVATDIRLWLRDEIDVIEDLLRQLRFALATVALDNAGTIMPGFTHLQVAQPVTFGHHLLAYAEMFGRDAERLADCRRRVNRLPLGAAALAGTSFPIDRERVAKTLGFDGVCRNSLDAVSDRDFAIEFCAAGALIMTHVSRLSEELVLWMSPRVGFIDLADRFCTGSSIMPQKKNPDVPELARGKTGRVNGNLVALLTLMKGQPLAYNKDNQEDKEGLFDTVDTVRDTLTIFADMAGGIKVKADNMRAAALQGFATATDLADYLVKRGVPFRDAHEVVAHAVRDCEQRGCDLADLSTDELKAYHAQIGDDVHQVLTLEGSVAARKHVGGTAPERVAEEARRVLAETAQS; encoded by the coding sequence ATGGCAAACACTCCCTCCTCCGATCAAAACCAGTTCGCCAATAAGGCGCAGGCCTGGTCCGCCCGGTTCTCGGAACCGGTTTCTGAACTCGTCAAACGCTATACGGCGTCCGTGGATTTCGACAAGCGCCTGGCGCGTCACGACATCCAGGGCTCGCTCGCGCATGCGGACATGCTGGCCGCCCAAGGCATCATCGGCGCCCAGGATCTGGCCGATATCCAGCGCGGCATGACGCAAATCCTGTCCGAAATCGATGCTGGCAGCTTCCAATGGCTGCTGGATCTTGAAGACGTCCACCTGAATATCGAAAAGCGTCTGGTGGAATTGGTGGGCGATGCGGGCAAGCGCCTGCACACCGGCCGTTCGCGCAACGATCAGGTCGCCACCGACATCCGCCTGTGGCTGCGCGATGAAATCGACGTCATCGAAGACTTGCTGCGCCAGTTGCGTTTCGCGCTGGCCACCGTCGCCCTGGACAACGCCGGCACCATCATGCCGGGCTTCACGCACTTGCAGGTCGCCCAGCCCGTCACTTTCGGCCACCATCTGCTGGCTTACGCTGAAATGTTCGGCCGTGATGCCGAGCGCCTGGCCGACTGCCGCCGCCGCGTGAACCGCCTGCCGCTAGGCGCTGCCGCCCTGGCCGGCACCTCGTTCCCCATCGACCGCGAACGCGTGGCCAAGACGCTGGGCTTTGATGGCGTGTGCCGCAATTCGCTGGACGCTGTGTCCGATCGCGACTTCGCTATCGAATTCTGCGCCGCTGGCGCGCTGATCATGACGCACGTGTCGCGCCTGTCCGAAGAGCTGGTGCTCTGGATGAGTCCGCGCGTGGGCTTCATTGACCTGGCCGACCGCTTCTGCACCGGCAGCTCGATCATGCCGCAAAAGAAGAACCCCGACGTGCCCGAGCTGGCCCGTGGCAAGACCGGTCGTGTGAACGGCAATCTGGTCGCCCTGCTGACCCTGATGAAAGGCCAGCCCCTGGCCTACAACAAGGACAACCAGGAAGACAAGGAAGGCTTGTTCGACACCGTGGACACCGTGCGCGACACGCTGACCATCTTTGCCGACATGGCTGGCGGCATCAAGGTCAAGGCCGACAACATGCGCGCCGCCGCCCTGCAAGGCTTCGCTACCGCCACCGATCTGGCCGATTACCTGGTCAAGCGCGGTGTGCCCTTCCGCGACGCCCATGAAGTGGTGGCCCACGCCGTGCGCGATTGCGAACAGCGCGGCTGCGATCTGGCTGATCTGTCCACCGACGAACTGAAGGCCTACCACGCCCAGATCGGCGACGACGTCCACCAGGTGCTGACCCTGGAAGGCTCGGTTGCTGCCCGCAAGCACGTGGGCGGCACGGCGCCTGAGCGCGTGGCTGAAGAAGCCCGCCGCGTCCTGGCGGAAACAGCGCAAAGCTGA
- a CDS encoding peptidoglycan-binding protein, whose protein sequence is MAVQAPTKTNFEKWQDGINKAVSDARWNAWDCEIQLAVSEYNRHLSGSAGYRQLDWQLIKAIAWVETGASNKKWGSNPMQIGNPGDPGLRSFLSANEGGELIIAPEWKKRLTLGSAVTIPAHNIRAGIGYLLMRMANFAIQTVPDADQTIYEVTVEKGGNIAKIAAAQGSTIEIMQKLNPTARVLKPGQVLKYRKATIAKGITSWKLITTSSIATYYNVGDSNYAKKLDYALSLIRNGKAAICAR, encoded by the coding sequence ATGGCAGTTCAAGCACCAACAAAGACAAACTTCGAGAAATGGCAAGACGGCATAAACAAGGCCGTAAGCGATGCCAGATGGAACGCCTGGGATTGTGAAATTCAGTTGGCAGTTAGTGAGTACAACCGCCATCTTTCTGGCTCGGCAGGATACAGGCAACTCGATTGGCAACTTATCAAAGCCATAGCCTGGGTCGAGACAGGCGCCTCAAACAAAAAGTGGGGTTCAAATCCGATGCAAATAGGCAATCCTGGCGATCCGGGACTGCGTTCTTTTTTGTCGGCTAATGAAGGCGGAGAGCTGATTATTGCTCCGGAGTGGAAGAAGCGATTGACCCTGGGCAGCGCTGTCACTATCCCGGCTCACAATATCCGCGCGGGCATCGGCTACCTGTTAATGCGCATGGCGAACTTTGCGATCCAGACCGTTCCAGACGCAGACCAGACGATTTATGAAGTGACTGTGGAGAAAGGAGGCAACATTGCGAAGATCGCCGCGGCACAAGGCAGCACCATCGAAATAATGCAAAAGCTCAACCCCACCGCGCGCGTATTGAAACCGGGCCAAGTGCTGAAATATCGGAAAGCGACGATTGCGAAGGGCATCACGAGCTGGAAGCTCATCACGACATCAAGTATTGCAACATACTATAACGTTGGCGATTCAAATTACGCCAAGAAGCTTGACTATGCGCTGTCGTTGATACGAAACGGAAAGGCCGCAATATGCGCGCGCTAA
- a CDS encoding transporter suffix domain-containing protein, which translates to MTLPDNPTQPAPARGWRFKCGIGLFIIAFALWLLIPIAASMDVPGSRIAALTGSIFIANKVLLLTCIAVMGKEGFQQLKSMVFGHAKRLAPAEKVGPARHVIGLVMFVLPLLSSMLEPYVDAFWPGLRPNLWQVQLLGDVMLIASFFVLGGDFWSKLRALFVRTV; encoded by the coding sequence ATGACATTGCCAGACAATCCAACCCAGCCGGCCCCCGCACGCGGGTGGCGTTTCAAGTGCGGAATCGGGCTTTTCATCATTGCATTCGCGTTGTGGCTGTTGATTCCGATCGCAGCATCCATGGATGTGCCGGGCTCACGCATCGCAGCGCTGACAGGCTCGATATTCATCGCCAACAAAGTCCTGCTGCTGACTTGCATTGCCGTCATGGGCAAGGAAGGGTTTCAGCAGCTCAAGAGCATGGTGTTCGGACATGCCAAGCGCCTGGCTCCGGCAGAAAAAGTCGGTCCTGCCCGCCACGTCATTGGTCTGGTGATGTTCGTGCTGCCGCTGCTGTCGTCAATGCTGGAGCCCTATGTGGACGCATTCTGGCCGGGCCTGCGGCCGAATCTGTGGCAGGTTCAGCTCTTGGGCGACGTCATGCTGATCGCCAGCTTCTTCGTGCTTGGCGGCGACTTCTGGAGCAAGCTGCGCGCCTTGTTTGTGCGGACGGTCTGA
- a CDS encoding DUF2955 domain-containing protein, whose product MPTDPLSPAPPDPRGQRSLRLGVGTALCLAISFGFALPIPMIAPVLGAFLLTSLNRPLSLKAGLGLILMVMFTTGVGLMLIPLLRHYAFSGVLLIGLGLFLAFRFGLRGGNALVSLFMTIGLTMISAAGTVDFGLALLVINALAKGLLVAVLVLNFCHWLFPEPSHAPMPAAPPVAPEDVASRMALRAALIVMPAFLLTLTDPLGYLPIIMKAVSLGRQTCTTAARGAARELLGSTLLGGVLAVLFWCSLSLFVNLWMFFLWMLLAGLLIGRKLYRLTPSRHPPSFWLNTLATLIILLGQSVQDSYAGKDVYTAFAIRMGLFIAVTLYACLMMYLLEPQRPRRRKPGFFANHVFGRLKRSQS is encoded by the coding sequence ATGCCTACTGATCCGCTTTCGCCCGCACCGCCGGACCCTCGGGGCCAGCGGTCCTTGCGGCTTGGCGTGGGCACGGCGCTTTGCCTGGCCATCAGCTTCGGTTTTGCCTTGCCGATACCCATGATCGCGCCCGTGCTCGGCGCATTTCTGCTGACGTCGCTGAACCGCCCCTTGTCACTCAAGGCCGGGCTGGGATTGATCTTGATGGTGATGTTCACGACCGGCGTGGGGCTGATGCTGATTCCCTTGCTGCGTCACTACGCGTTCAGTGGGGTGCTGCTGATTGGACTGGGTTTGTTCCTGGCTTTTCGTTTTGGCCTGCGTGGCGGCAACGCGCTGGTGTCTCTATTCATGACTATCGGATTGACGATGATCTCTGCTGCGGGCACCGTCGATTTCGGGCTGGCCCTGCTGGTGATCAATGCGCTGGCCAAGGGGCTCCTCGTCGCCGTCCTCGTGTTGAATTTTTGCCATTGGCTGTTTCCCGAGCCGTCACATGCGCCCATGCCCGCTGCACCCCCCGTCGCGCCAGAGGACGTGGCCAGCCGCATGGCATTGCGCGCGGCCTTGATCGTGATGCCCGCCTTTCTGTTGACGCTGACAGATCCGCTGGGCTACCTGCCCATCATCATGAAGGCAGTCAGTCTGGGCCGCCAGACCTGCACGACGGCGGCGCGTGGCGCGGCGCGCGAATTGTTGGGGTCCACCTTGCTGGGCGGCGTGCTGGCCGTCTTGTTCTGGTGCTCGCTGAGTCTGTTTGTGAATCTGTGGATGTTCTTTCTATGGATGCTGCTGGCCGGTCTGCTGATTGGGCGCAAGCTGTACCGGCTGACGCCGTCGCGGCATCCGCCGAGCTTCTGGCTGAATACGCTGGCCACTCTCATCATCCTGCTTGGCCAGTCGGTGCAAGACAGCTATGCCGGCAAGGATGTGTACACGGCCTTTGCCATACGCATGGGGTTGTTCATCGCCGTCACGCTCTATGCCTGCTTGATGATGTATTTGCTTGAACCCCAGCGCCCGCGGCGGCGCAAACCCGGTTTTTTTGCCAACCACGTGTTTGGACGCCTAAAAAGGAGTCAATCATGA
- a CDS encoding HlyD family secretion protein produces the protein MSDTPSPPAAPPPATPPASSPSPAAPAAPADPAKKGVKWVVLLIVVSLVWYLLADRYTPYTQQARVEAFIVPVAAEVSGRVTKVYVRNNQDVQAGAVLFDVDPDHYRIAVDRARADLESTRRQIGASTAGIDSAQASLRAAQANELKARQDNSRLERLYREDSGTISLRRLEIARANLEQAISQVAAGRAEVQRAREQEGGSEEENAKLRSAATALEKAELDLANTQVRARSAGLITDLRTDTGQFAAAGNPVMTLIAIHDVWINAEMTENNLGHVEAGTPVGIILDSLPGQIFEGRVRSVGYGVNVGPSTPPGSLPTVQNSRDWLRPAQRFPVIVEFNPGELETLRGVRAGGQAEVMAFPSPGNPLNVLGRVYLRLMSWLSYAY, from the coding sequence ATGAGTGACACCCCGTCTCCCCCGGCCGCTCCACCGCCTGCCACTCCGCCTGCCTCGTCGCCTTCGCCTGCGGCGCCGGCCGCGCCGGCTGACCCCGCCAAGAAAGGGGTCAAGTGGGTCGTGCTGCTGATCGTGGTGAGCCTGGTCTGGTACTTGCTGGCCGACCGCTACACGCCCTACACGCAGCAAGCGCGGGTGGAGGCTTTTATCGTGCCTGTGGCCGCGGAGGTGTCGGGACGCGTGACCAAGGTTTATGTGCGGAACAATCAAGACGTGCAGGCCGGCGCCGTCTTGTTTGATGTTGACCCGGATCATTACCGGATCGCCGTTGACCGGGCCCGCGCGGACCTGGAGTCCACCCGCCGGCAGATTGGCGCTAGTACCGCCGGCATTGATTCTGCGCAGGCGTCGCTGCGGGCCGCGCAAGCCAATGAGCTTAAGGCGCGTCAGGACAACAGCCGATTGGAACGGCTGTACCGCGAAGATTCGGGCACGATTTCCTTGCGCCGTTTGGAAATTGCCAGAGCCAATCTTGAACAAGCCATCAGCCAGGTGGCCGCGGGGCGGGCCGAGGTGCAGCGGGCCCGTGAGCAGGAGGGCGGAAGCGAGGAAGAGAACGCCAAGTTGCGCAGCGCCGCTACGGCCTTGGAAAAAGCCGAACTCGATCTGGCCAACACGCAGGTCCGTGCGCGGTCAGCCGGTTTGATCACGGACCTGCGCACCGATACGGGCCAGTTTGCCGCCGCGGGCAACCCGGTCATGACGCTGATCGCCATCCATGACGTGTGGATCAACGCCGAGATGACGGAGAACAATCTTGGCCATGTCGAAGCGGGCACGCCCGTGGGGATCATTCTGGACTCGCTGCCGGGGCAGATTTTTGAAGGCCGGGTACGCAGCGTGGGCTACGGCGTCAACGTCGGGCCAAGCACGCCGCCCGGCAGCTTGCCAACCGTGCAGAACAGCCGCGACTGGCTGCGTCCCGCCCAGCGCTTTCCGGTGATCGTGGAATTCAATCCGGGAGAGCTGGAGACCTTGCGCGGCGTGCGTGCGGGCGGTCAGGCGGAAGTGATGGCATTTCCCAGCCCGGGCAATCCGTTGAACGTGCTTGGCCGCGTGTATCTGCGTTTGATGAGCTGGCTTTCCTATGCCTACTGA
- a CDS encoding efflux transporter outer membrane subunit, translating to MPTLTCSKWLLLFGALCLGGCTRLGPDFEPQREAWTAQWNTPALALASETRPEPDARQWWQVFNDPVLDDLITQADAHNAGVQIAGLQIMEARAQLGIARSGRYPQSQVAGADALYQRRSSRSAEGNQRPSSFWQYSAGFDIGWELDFWGRFSRAIESADAAYFAAQANREDVLVLLHAQLADSYYALRTAEARLRIARDNAGIQKRSFEITERLFKSGETDELDLQQAKTQYLGTLATIPEFESQILRTRNALAVLIGRPPNPMPELPDLSAKEAVIPLIDRAVLQDVPANLLLRRPDIRAAEYRIAAQSAQIGVAEADLYPSLRLLGSIVWTATSLAGTSGAAALIGGPSLSWNIFDHGRLKNNVRVQDARLQQLIVAYQDDVRQAAREADDAASGLIKALERDGILRDAALAAKRSLTLANALYREGYSDFQRVLDAQRALAAQQDAYLVNRGNAVSDLIALYKAVGGGWHSGQPVLDPATRQQMQQRTDWGDLLSDSGRPATAASMQKGEIR from the coding sequence ATGCCGACGTTGACGTGTTCGAAATGGCTGTTGCTGTTCGGCGCCCTCTGCCTCGGCGGTTGCACGCGTCTGGGGCCGGACTTCGAGCCGCAGCGGGAAGCGTGGACCGCGCAATGGAACACGCCGGCGCTTGCCCTGGCCAGTGAAACCCGCCCGGAGCCGGATGCGCGGCAGTGGTGGCAGGTTTTCAATGACCCAGTGCTTGATGATCTGATTACCCAGGCAGACGCGCATAACGCGGGCGTGCAGATTGCCGGTTTGCAGATCATGGAGGCTCGCGCCCAACTGGGCATTGCCCGCAGCGGCCGATACCCCCAAAGCCAGGTTGCAGGCGCCGACGCGCTGTATCAGCGGCGTTCGTCGCGTTCGGCTGAAGGTAATCAACGGCCCAGCAGTTTCTGGCAATACAGCGCGGGTTTCGACATAGGCTGGGAGCTGGATTTTTGGGGACGTTTCAGCCGCGCCATTGAGTCTGCAGACGCGGCTTACTTTGCTGCCCAGGCCAATCGTGAAGATGTATTGGTGCTGCTGCACGCCCAACTGGCCGATAGCTATTACGCGTTGCGCACTGCCGAAGCGCGCCTGCGTATCGCGCGCGACAACGCGGGCATACAGAAACGCAGTTTCGAGATCACGGAACGCCTGTTCAAAAGCGGCGAAACCGATGAGCTTGATTTGCAGCAGGCAAAAACCCAGTATCTGGGCACCCTGGCCACCATTCCAGAATTCGAAAGCCAGATATTGCGGACCCGCAATGCCTTGGCCGTTCTGATCGGCCGTCCCCCCAATCCGATGCCGGAATTGCCGGACCTGTCGGCCAAAGAAGCAGTCATTCCGCTGATCGATCGTGCAGTGCTGCAAGACGTGCCCGCCAATCTGCTGCTGCGCCGCCCGGATATCCGAGCCGCGGAGTATCGGATTGCCGCGCAGTCGGCCCAGATCGGCGTGGCCGAAGCGGATCTTTACCCTTCTTTGAGATTGCTGGGCAGCATAGTCTGGACTGCGACGTCGCTGGCCGGAACGTCCGGCGCGGCGGCGTTGATCGGGGGGCCGAGCCTGAGCTGGAACATTTTCGATCATGGGCGCTTGAAGAACAATGTGCGCGTGCAAGATGCGCGGCTTCAACAGTTGATCGTGGCGTATCAGGACGATGTGCGCCAGGCGGCTCGCGAGGCCGACGATGCCGCCAGCGGGCTGATCAAAGCGCTGGAACGCGATGGGATTCTGCGGGATGCGGCGTTGGCCGCCAAGCGTTCCCTCACTTTGGCCAATGCCCTTTACCGCGAGGGGTATTCCGACTTTCAGCGCGTGCTGGACGCCCAGCGCGCGTTGGCCGCCCAGCAAGATGCCTATCTGGTGAATCGCGGCAATGCCGTGAGCGATCTGATCGCCTTGTATAAGGCGGTGGGTGGCGGTTGGCATAGCGGCCAGCCGGTGCTCGACCCGGCGACTCGTCAGCAGATGCAGCAGCGCACCGATTGGGGCGACCTGCTGTCCGATTCCGGCCGTCCGGCCACCGCTGCATCCATGCAAAAAGGTGAGATCCGATGA
- a CDS encoding RNA polymerase sigma factor, with the protein MPRSDPQDKGWLGCYADMIRGWVRKVGNTHEAEDALQDAAVGLLKADSNHILEPQAYLYRASVNSLATNARRQARLPTLPLHEIHEEDHPQDTDSSAGVRSAQLADAVEAALLQLPVKCRQAYIWHRLEGYSQQEVATRLGVSLNSVERYIMRAMRHLREVLHRYAPD; encoded by the coding sequence ATGCCTCGCAGCGACCCTCAAGACAAAGGCTGGCTTGGCTGCTATGCAGACATGATCCGCGGATGGGTGCGCAAAGTGGGCAACACGCACGAGGCCGAAGATGCCCTGCAAGATGCCGCGGTCGGGCTGTTGAAGGCGGACAGCAACCATATCCTGGAACCGCAGGCCTACCTGTATCGCGCAAGCGTGAACAGTCTGGCCACCAATGCGCGCAGACAGGCGCGGTTACCCACCCTGCCCTTGCACGAAATCCACGAAGAAGATCATCCGCAAGACACCGACAGCAGCGCAGGCGTTCGCAGCGCGCAGTTGGCCGACGCAGTGGAAGCCGCGCTTTTGCAATTGCCGGTCAAATGCCGCCAGGCCTATATCTGGCACCGCCTGGAAGGTTATTCTCAGCAGGAAGTTGCCACGCGTCTCGGCGTGTCTCTGAATTCTGTCGAACGCTATATCATGCGCGCCATGCGCCACTTGCGTGAAGTCCTGCACCGCTATGCGCCCGACTGA